Proteins encoded by one window of Synechococcus sp. MVIR-18-1:
- a CDS encoding asparaginase: MVDQSASSPQLLLLATGGTIAGRADKSTSVNAYTAGAMAGSELLQELPQLQELAQIQVEQLTNLDSADLQFQHWIQLVKRIREAFSASPELVGVVITHGTNTLEETAWLLELLIDDPRPVVLVGAMRPATALSADGPLNLFQAVQVACSPQACGHGVLVVMDGQIHGAGAVTKVATQGVGAFQSPDVGPLGWVDDSGVHVPVASGSRTVPFATLALPPQWPEVAILYGCVDPPLAMVSALSHAGVKGLVWTGTGAGQLSAGERQAIKAWPGVLPLMLRANRCGSGPVHPCALQDELGLLPAGTLSPQKARILLLLSLIAGMERAELSALLASVAINA, from the coding sequence ATGGTCGATCAGTCCGCATCATCCCCGCAGTTGCTCCTGCTTGCCACGGGCGGCACGATCGCTGGCCGCGCTGACAAAAGCACCTCTGTCAACGCCTACACCGCGGGGGCGATGGCGGGATCGGAACTGCTCCAGGAGCTGCCGCAGCTGCAGGAGCTGGCTCAGATTCAGGTGGAGCAACTCACCAATCTGGATAGTGCGGATCTGCAGTTTCAGCATTGGATCCAACTGGTGAAGCGCATCCGTGAGGCGTTTTCTGCGTCTCCCGAGCTGGTGGGAGTGGTGATCACCCACGGCACCAACACCTTGGAAGAAACCGCCTGGTTGTTGGAGTTACTCATTGATGATCCGCGGCCCGTGGTGTTGGTGGGAGCGATGCGTCCGGCTACAGCGCTCAGTGCCGATGGTCCGCTGAATCTGTTTCAGGCGGTGCAAGTGGCCTGTAGCCCTCAGGCCTGTGGCCACGGGGTGCTGGTGGTGATGGATGGCCAGATCCATGGAGCTGGGGCTGTCACCAAGGTGGCCACCCAGGGTGTGGGTGCCTTTCAAAGCCCAGACGTGGGCCCCCTGGGCTGGGTGGATGACAGCGGGGTGCATGTGCCGGTGGCGTCGGGGTCCCGTACCGTTCCCTTCGCGACGCTGGCCTTGCCGCCTCAGTGGCCCGAAGTGGCCATTCTTTATGGCTGTGTGGATCCCCCATTAGCCATGGTGTCGGCCCTTTCCCATGCAGGGGTGAAGGGGCTGGTCTGGACCGGCACCGGGGCCGGTCAGTTGTCTGCGGGAGAACGTCAGGCGATCAAAGCCTGGCCAGGTGTGTTGCCCCTGATGCTGCGCGCGAATCGTTGCGGTAGCGGGCCTGTTCATCCCTGTGCGCTGCAGGACGAACTTGGTTTGTTGCCGGCGGGAACCCTCAGCCCTCAGAAGGCAAGAATTCTGCTGCTTTTGTCCTTGATCGCTGGGATGGAGCGAGCCGAGCTGTCAGCGCTGTTGGCGTCGGTCGCGATCAACGCATGA
- a CDS encoding MBL fold metallo-hydrolase — MSVHERVQSLFSIVVRGSALLAIGTIAPVRAAGVSVTNYGHSALLIRGGGQSVMVNPFRAVGCAKGLAEPRVNATVTLASSELPDEGARIGGGTYLVKPGSYRVGGLKIEGFAAPHDRVGGRRFGQATVWRWQQAGLSFAHLGGTAATLSGEDKVLLGRPDVLIIGVGGGGKVYNAEEAAKVVRELNPRRVIPVQYVNGEAPSGCDLGGVQPFLDAMSGTKVRKVGPNLNLPGTLGDTTVIDVMR, encoded by the coding sequence ATGTCGGTCCACGAACGGGTTCAGAGTCTTTTCAGCATTGTTGTGCGTGGATCTGCTCTGCTGGCGATCGGCACGATTGCTCCAGTTCGGGCCGCGGGCGTCAGCGTGACCAATTACGGCCATAGCGCCTTGCTGATCCGCGGAGGCGGCCAATCCGTGATGGTGAATCCATTTCGGGCCGTGGGCTGCGCCAAAGGACTCGCTGAACCACGCGTGAACGCAACGGTGACTCTTGCCAGTTCGGAATTACCCGATGAGGGGGCCCGCATCGGTGGAGGCACCTATCTGGTCAAACCCGGTTCCTATCGTGTCGGCGGTCTCAAGATCGAAGGGTTCGCCGCTCCCCACGACCGCGTGGGTGGCCGTCGTTTTGGCCAAGCCACGGTGTGGCGCTGGCAACAGGCAGGCCTCAGCTTTGCCCATCTCGGAGGCACCGCCGCCACACTCAGCGGTGAGGACAAGGTGCTTCTCGGTCGCCCCGACGTCTTAATCATCGGCGTCGGCGGCGGCGGCAAGGTCTACAACGCAGAGGAGGCGGCGAAGGTTGTACGGGAACTCAATCCCCGCAGGGTGATCCCAGTCCAATACGTGAATGGGGAGGCGCCGTCCGGCTGTGACCTCGGCGGAGTCCAGCCTTTTTTGGACGCGATGTCCGGTACAAAGGTGCGCAAGGTGGGGCCAAACCTCAACCTGCCTGGAACCCTTGGTGACACGACCGTGATCGATGTCATGCGTTGA
- a CDS encoding histidinol-phosphate transaminase produces MGLAVNGHPQSNAPSARPEVEQLKAYSAPLEGRRDLLRLDFNENTMGPSPRVTEAIRAFPADQIAIYPEYDGLREALIANLVSSPAGLTSALSAAHVGIFNGVDAAIHAVIHAYGAAGDTLLTTSPTFGYYAPCAGMQGMAIEAVPHELPGFVFPMEAIRAALLRKPRILMLCNPNNPTGTRLPAAQVLELAAAAPETLVVVDELYEAFTGDSVLPSVDFRVVPNLLVLRSLAKTAGLAGLRIGFALGHPDVVDRVGRVTGPYDVNSLAVTAAMAALADQPYTDAYVAEVLRARNWIVTQLTRQHAIHHAAGGNYLLLWPHRSSETVEAELRAAGILVRSMAGKPQINGSLRISIGTTEQMQRFWQAYQAIDSES; encoded by the coding sequence TTGGGATTGGCTGTGAACGGACACCCTCAAAGCAATGCACCCAGCGCCCGGCCCGAGGTCGAGCAGCTCAAGGCCTACAGCGCTCCGCTTGAAGGACGACGCGACTTGTTGCGGCTCGACTTCAACGAAAACACGATGGGCCCCAGTCCCAGGGTCACGGAGGCGATTCGCGCTTTCCCGGCCGATCAGATCGCGATTTATCCCGAGTACGACGGCCTCCGCGAAGCCCTGATTGCCAACCTGGTGTCGTCGCCAGCAGGTTTGACCTCTGCGTTATCGGCTGCGCATGTTGGGATCTTTAACGGGGTCGACGCTGCGATCCATGCCGTGATTCATGCCTATGGCGCGGCCGGTGACACGCTGCTGACCACCAGTCCCACCTTTGGGTATTACGCCCCCTGTGCGGGCATGCAGGGGATGGCGATTGAGGCCGTGCCCCATGAGCTGCCCGGATTTGTGTTTCCGATGGAGGCGATTCGCGCCGCTTTGTTGCGCAAGCCGCGCATCTTGATGCTCTGCAATCCCAACAACCCCACGGGAACCCGTTTGCCGGCGGCTCAAGTGTTGGAACTAGCGGCTGCGGCGCCTGAAACGCTCGTGGTGGTGGATGAGTTGTATGAGGCGTTCACGGGAGACAGCGTCTTGCCGTCCGTTGATTTTCGCGTCGTTCCAAACCTGCTCGTGCTCCGGTCGTTGGCGAAAACCGCTGGCCTTGCTGGCTTGCGAATCGGGTTTGCCCTTGGCCATCCGGATGTCGTGGACCGGGTGGGAAGGGTCACGGGTCCCTATGACGTCAATAGTTTGGCCGTGACGGCGGCGATGGCGGCTTTGGCCGATCAGCCCTATACCGATGCCTATGTTGCCGAAGTGTTACGAGCCCGTAACTGGATCGTTACTCAACTAACGCGTCAGCATGCTATTCATCATGCCGCTGGCGGCAATTATCTGTTGCTTTGGCCCCATCGTTCGTCTGAAACGGTTGAAGCGGAGCTGCGGGCGGCAGGGATTTTGGTGAGATCGATGGCGGGGAAGCCTCAGATCAATGGTTCGCTGCGCATCAGCATTGGCACCACTGAGCAGATGCAGCGCTTTTGGCAGGCTTATCAAGCGATCGATTCAGAGTCTTGA